The Natronogracilivirga saccharolytica genome includes a window with the following:
- a CDS encoding glycoside hydrolase family 10 protein produces MNQTLLWLVAAAIAFGSLAACSEIETPDDRMELRGVWITNVDSDVMFDRQSTAEAMEYLSERGFNIVFPVVWNAGYTLYPSEVMVEYFGEDYRIDPRFTDPERDPLKDIIVEARKHGMEVMPWFEYGFASSHDEGGGHILESYPHWAAKDSSGVLLSKNNFEWMNAFHYEVQEFILALIAEVIEMYDVDGIQGDDRLPALPAEGGYSDYTRELYKEEFGEEPPLDPREEPFLQWKADRLSDFGEQMYEMVKSYDPELSVSLSPSIYDWSKDEYLQDWTEWVRRGTVDLLHPQIYRYDIEAYLDELEVQHNYFLEALEERDPESERDHEIFHAPGVLIKVGDNYNGPEYVRQALDRHHELGLNGEVYFFYEGLFEENDNLGDSIYAHHYRKPAFLPHRDSERRKPSYRLPHDYADTTNTGTWQVSEHPGAWGNRLMVSDNADASNRLRLFVSDEGHYDIMVHVPFDNMPEEKVTYVLELPEEQFEYTLDTSGLTQGGWHILDTRYFAQGERFHMTVKQSENSAGTVWFDGLMFQRNHHHAIR; encoded by the coding sequence ATGAATCAAACGTTACTATGGTTAGTTGCAGCAGCAATCGCATTTGGCAGTCTTGCAGCCTGCTCTGAAATTGAAACACCCGATGACAGAATGGAGCTGCGCGGCGTCTGGATCACCAATGTGGACTCCGATGTGATGTTTGACCGGCAGTCAACTGCCGAAGCCATGGAGTATCTGTCGGAAAGAGGGTTTAATATTGTTTTTCCGGTGGTTTGGAATGCCGGATACACCCTTTATCCCAGTGAGGTTATGGTCGAATATTTCGGAGAGGATTACAGAATTGACCCTCGTTTCACCGACCCTGAACGTGACCCGCTCAAAGACATCATCGTTGAAGCCAGAAAGCACGGGATGGAAGTCATGCCATGGTTTGAATACGGATTTGCCAGTTCGCACGACGAAGGCGGGGGACATATCCTTGAATCGTATCCCCATTGGGCTGCCAAAGACAGTTCGGGCGTATTGCTGTCGAAAAACAATTTTGAGTGGATGAATGCCTTCCACTATGAGGTGCAGGAGTTTATTCTTGCACTCATTGCCGAGGTAATTGAAATGTACGACGTTGACGGAATCCAGGGTGACGACCGGCTGCCCGCTCTTCCTGCTGAGGGAGGCTATTCCGATTATACAAGGGAATTGTACAAGGAGGAATTTGGCGAAGAGCCTCCGCTCGATCCGCGCGAGGAGCCGTTCCTTCAATGGAAGGCAGACCGGCTCAGTGATTTCGGCGAGCAAATGTACGAGATGGTGAAGTCGTACGATCCCGAACTCAGTGTCTCACTCTCGCCAAGCATCTATGACTGGTCAAAGGACGAATACCTGCAGGACTGGACCGAGTGGGTGCGGCGCGGAACGGTTGATTTGCTCCATCCGCAGATATACCGATATGACATTGAGGCTTATCTGGACGAACTTGAGGTACAGCACAATTACTTCCTGGAAGCACTCGAAGAGCGTGATCCTGAAAGCGAACGCGACCATGAAATTTTTCATGCTCCCGGCGTTCTGATCAAGGTAGGTGACAATTATAACGGGCCTGAATATGTAAGGCAGGCCCTGGACCGTCATCATGAGCTCGGTCTCAACGGTGAAGTCTACTTCTTTTATGAGGGTTTGTTTGAAGAAAACGACAACCTGGGCGACAGTATTTATGCCCATCACTACCGAAAACCGGCGTTTCTGCCGCATCGCGATTCTGAGCGCAGGAAACCGTCCTACCGTTTGCCTCATGACTATGCCGATACGACAAACACCGGAACATGGCAGGTGTCCGAACACCCCGGAGCATGGGGCAACAGGCTGATGGTTTCAGATAATGCTGACGCATCGAACCGTCTGCGGCTGTTTGTCTCCGATGAAGGACACTATGACATCATGGTGCATGTTCCTTTTGATAATATGCCGGAAGAGAAGGTAACCTATGTCCTTGAGTTGCCCGAAGAACAATTTGAATATACGCTCGACACCTCCGGTTTGACACAGGGCGGCTGGCATATTCTGGACACCCGGTATTTTGCACAGGGTGAACGCTTTCATATGACAGTCAAACAATCAGAAAATTCTGCCGGAACAGTCTGGTTTGACGGCCTCATGTTTCAGCGTAATCACCATCATGCCATTCGCTGA
- a CDS encoding family 10 glycosylhydrolase: MNTFAQNAAPGQTAGDLPEEVRGVWITNVDSDVMRERRKLEDAMDYLAENGINVVFPVVWNRGFTLHHSEVMDTTFGFPQVGEFRRAGRDPLREIMTEAHRVGMEVIPWFEYGFAGSHGGTNHIFQRKPEWAARNIDGGIAIRNGFLWMNGFKPEVQNFMLDLIREVMENYDIDGIQGDDRLPALPHNAGYSDYTVQRYQDEHDGEDPPEDMDDPDFIQWRADILTEFGGQIYDMVKDYDQHLTVSMSPSIFPWSRDNYLQDWPAWIEAGQVDIVHPQAYRYELGQYQSLIRQMVGSTPDSETGHVPQKYKHKISPGIVSGVGGNLNPPDVLIDKVSYNREFGIKGEVYFFYETLRARNNHALDSIAAVHYQEMATLPTRNGTFRRVPGIVSHQDNPLHVVQGEWEADELAEGSVMGSLKAEAGFESTIEYFVDVPAEAHYRVYTYIPYEVDGNSEVRYAAVDASGDTTAVVLDQSSENIQKRGWTPVGEVYLQEGEQQVALLEASASSGEKPVYGDAVMIILDRKRSPDVEISRDVAGEPDDRQQEVPQQVSLEQNYPNPFNPSTEIRFELPESGIVTLEVYDMLGRKVTTLIDSEHHGRGGHQVTFDATDLSSGVYIYRLQTEHGVLSRSMSFVK; encoded by the coding sequence TTGAACACCTTCGCTCAGAACGCAGCGCCCGGGCAGACAGCCGGAGACCTGCCGGAAGAAGTCCGCGGTGTCTGGATCACCAATGTGGATTCCGACGTCATGCGCGAGCGGCGAAAGCTTGAAGATGCAATGGACTACCTGGCGGAAAACGGAATCAATGTGGTATTTCCCGTCGTCTGGAATCGCGGATTTACCCTTCATCACAGCGAAGTCATGGATACCACATTCGGATTTCCGCAGGTCGGGGAGTTCCGCAGGGCCGGACGCGATCCGCTTCGTGAAATAATGACCGAAGCACACAGAGTGGGCATGGAAGTCATCCCGTGGTTTGAATACGGTTTCGCCGGTTCCCATGGCGGCACCAATCACATTTTCCAAAGAAAACCCGAATGGGCAGCCCGGAATATTGATGGAGGCATTGCCATCCGTAACGGCTTTTTGTGGATGAACGGGTTCAAACCGGAAGTCCAGAATTTCATGCTTGATCTCATCAGAGAGGTCATGGAAAATTATGATATCGACGGGATTCAGGGTGATGACCGGCTGCCGGCCCTGCCGCATAACGCGGGCTACAGCGACTATACCGTGCAGCGTTACCAGGATGAGCACGACGGCGAAGATCCGCCTGAGGATATGGACGATCCGGATTTTATTCAGTGGCGCGCCGATATTCTGACGGAGTTCGGCGGACAAATTTATGATATGGTAAAAGATTATGATCAGCATCTTACCGTATCGATGTCACCGAGTATCTTCCCATGGTCCCGTGACAACTATCTTCAGGACTGGCCGGCTTGGATTGAGGCAGGACAGGTGGATATTGTGCATCCCCAGGCCTACCGGTACGAACTCGGTCAGTACCAGTCACTGATCAGACAGATGGTTGGGAGTACACCGGACTCGGAAACCGGCCATGTTCCACAGAAATACAAGCACAAAATTTCACCGGGCATCGTATCCGGCGTGGGCGGCAATCTGAATCCTCCCGATGTCCTTATCGACAAAGTCTCCTACAACCGTGAGTTTGGAATAAAAGGGGAGGTGTATTTCTTTTATGAAACCCTGCGTGCCCGCAATAACCATGCACTGGACAGTATCGCGGCGGTACATTATCAGGAAATGGCGACGCTTCCGACGAGAAACGGAACATTCCGCCGCGTTCCCGGCATCGTGTCCCACCAGGATAACCCGCTGCACGTCGTTCAGGGTGAGTGGGAAGCGGATGAGCTGGCCGAAGGTTCGGTGATGGGATCACTTAAGGCCGAAGCCGGTTTCGAATCGACAATTGAGTATTTCGTGGATGTCCCGGCCGAAGCGCACTACAGGGTATATACCTACATTCCCTATGAGGTGGACGGCAACAGTGAGGTGCGCTATGCAGCGGTTGACGCATCCGGAGATACCACTGCCGTTGTTCTGGATCAGAGCAGCGAGAATATTCAAAAACGCGGCTGGACACCCGTCGGAGAGGTGTATCTGCAAGAGGGGGAACAGCAGGTTGCCCTTCTGGAAGCCTCGGCTTCTTCCGGAGAAAAACCGGTATACGGAGATGCCGTTATGATCATTCTGGACCGAAAGCGCTCACCGGATGTCGAAATATCCCGGGATGTCGCAGGTGAACCCGATGACCGGCAGCAGGAAGTGCCGCAACAGGTGAGCCTTGAGCAGAACTACCCGAATCCGTTCAATCCATCCACCGAAATTCGCTTTGAATTGCCCGAAAGCGGCATTGTCACGCTTGAGGTGTATGACATGCTCGGGCGGAAGGTTACTACGCTCATCGATTCCGAGCATCATGGCCGTGGCGGCCACCAGGTCACATTCGATGCCACCGATCTCTCCTCGGGCGTGTATATTTACCGTCTTCAGACAGAACATGGTGTGCTCAGCCGATCCATGTCATTTGTAAAATAA
- a CDS encoding sodium:solute symporter family transporter produces MHTIDLIVIALYMVALVAIGLIAKRKAGASADSYFLGNRKMSWWMLGSSGMASNLDVSGTLIIVAFIYAIGIQGLFIEIRGGVVLIMAFLMIFMGKWNRRAQVMTVAEWMKLRFGSGPQGNLARLLSAIANIAFAIATITYFAQGAGIFLGSILDIDPRLASVMMIFVASIYTVASGLYGVIYTDVFQGFLIFFTIIYVCILAFVQFDLPEEFLVSVPMLDGTFKSIETSLSDWGQIIPSWTMDLPGEYARYNLFGIAILFYLFKSTIEGSGGTGGYQIQRYFAAKSDREAGLLSLFWIGLMAFRWPFVVAIAMLGINIGLGGSVIANPEEVLPIVIMNELPVVITGLLVAGLVAAAMSTFDSVVNAGAAYWVKDIYHRFLNRRASERQLVIQSRVSSAVLILVGLLMTFFFRNLNDIWAWITMGLGAGLIVPQIIRWYWWRFNGYGFAFGTLAGMILAIGQRLVAPEIPEYMSFIFIAGGTFVISITVTLLTTPTESTVLTKFYKITRPFGFWGPVRSCFRSQDIQKINAENRRDILATFIAVPWQIILFLTPMSFMTQQWGNFFALTAVLLVLSVGLYFAWFRHLSTIDRGREEEPVPVSKAPLK; encoded by the coding sequence GTGCATACCATTGATCTTATTGTTATAGCCTTATATATGGTGGCGCTGGTCGCCATCGGACTGATTGCCAAACGGAAGGCCGGTGCCAGTGCGGACAGTTATTTCCTGGGCAACAGAAAAATGTCCTGGTGGATGCTCGGGTCATCCGGCATGGCTTCCAACCTTGATGTCTCCGGGACGCTGATTATTGTAGCGTTTATCTATGCCATTGGAATCCAGGGATTGTTTATCGAGATTCGCGGGGGTGTGGTCCTCATCATGGCATTTCTCATGATATTCATGGGAAAGTGGAACCGCCGCGCGCAGGTGATGACCGTTGCCGAATGGATGAAGCTCCGGTTTGGAAGCGGCCCTCAGGGCAATCTCGCAAGGCTGCTCTCGGCAATTGCCAATATCGCTTTTGCTATCGCGACCATCACCTATTTTGCCCAGGGCGCCGGAATCTTCCTGGGAAGTATTCTGGATATTGACCCGCGGCTGGCATCGGTCATGATGATATTCGTCGCTTCTATCTATACCGTTGCCAGTGGTTTGTACGGGGTTATCTACACGGACGTATTCCAGGGGTTCCTGATCTTTTTTACGATTATCTATGTCTGTATTCTGGCATTCGTTCAGTTCGATCTGCCGGAGGAGTTTCTGGTGTCGGTACCCATGCTTGACGGCACATTCAAGTCCATAGAAACAAGCTTGTCAGACTGGGGACAGATTATTCCAAGCTGGACCATGGACCTGCCCGGTGAATATGCCCGCTACAACCTGTTTGGCATTGCCATTTTGTTCTATCTTTTCAAAAGCACTATTGAAGGAAGCGGGGGCACCGGCGGATATCAGATTCAGCGTTACTTTGCTGCAAAAAGTGACAGGGAAGCAGGTCTGCTGAGTCTTTTCTGGATCGGACTGATGGCATTCCGCTGGCCTTTTGTGGTAGCTATTGCCATGCTCGGGATTAACATCGGGCTTGGCGGAAGCGTGATTGCCAATCCGGAAGAGGTGCTCCCGATCGTGATTATGAATGAACTGCCTGTTGTCATCACAGGTTTGCTTGTTGCCGGACTGGTTGCAGCCGCCATGTCGACGTTCGACTCCGTGGTCAATGCCGGCGCCGCCTACTGGGTGAAAGATATCTATCATCGCTTCCTTAACAGGAGGGCTTCCGAGAGGCAGCTCGTCATTCAAAGCCGCGTATCATCGGCGGTATTGATCCTGGTCGGACTGCTGATGACCTTCTTTTTCCGCAACCTCAATGACATTTGGGCCTGGATTACCATGGGACTGGGGGCCGGACTGATTGTCCCCCAGATCATTCGCTGGTACTGGTGGCGGTTTAACGGTTACGGATTTGCTTTCGGCACACTTGCCGGGATGATTCTTGCCATAGGACAGCGACTGGTTGCCCCTGAAATACCGGAGTATATGTCGTTCATATTTATTGCCGGCGGGACGTTTGTGATTTCCATTACGGTGACCCTGCTGACCACACCAACCGAGAGCACCGTGTTGACCAAATTCTACAAAATCACCCGGCCCTTCGGATTCTGGGGCCCGGTCCGCAGCTGCTTCCGCTCGCAGGACATTCAGAAGATCAATGCGGAGAACAGGCGCGATATCCTTGCCACATTCATTGCCGTACCCTGGCAGATCATTCTGTTCCTTACCCCCATGTCCTTCATGACACAGCAGTGGGGTAACTTTTTTGCACTTACTGCCGTACTGCTGGTGCTTTCTGTCGGACTCTATTTCGCATGGTTCCGTCACCTGTCAACCATAGACCGGGGACGTGAGGAAGAGCCGGTTCCTGTCAGCAAAGCTCCTCTGAAGTAA
- a CDS encoding T9SS type A sorting domain-containing protein, protein MKHLTTTFKRTGISLALVLGLTLSASAQTVADDFELIDPVWSIMPADVEFLYDFNEDGDPAYVNQGGTYNKGTSNILIPTVIDGDPQVAIIDSEDGSFIDYLPMTEEVGGGDVTLELIEVTTTRDGRIFGINQVMEAAIRIYMWEDESSDPVVVYNEARNMPNAGQFGQWGQGFGVIGEGENLTALVSGFQNPNILVMEWNDGQFEFKDKFDMGSFGFGNGFGEIPGSSNTVWTNGAGIEASIVNIETGEVVASVDEGIINRDHYDIDYIETDMGSFIIAGPRYPDTPFSVVDVSDVDDPFLRHLVIFPAEQAVENVQLTGFVHFTRSGNAVVMSSNNPLMYFELGIGAMETSAEQAVRDLPAGITLQQNYPNPFNPTTSITYTLDRAADVAVNVYSITGQKVASISAGMQNAGSHSLEFDASHLSSGTYIYQLQAGNQTLTRTMMLIK, encoded by the coding sequence ATGAAACATCTTACTACCACTTTTAAACGCACAGGCATCAGCCTTGCACTTGTCCTGGGTTTAACATTATCTGCATCCGCACAAACCGTTGCTGATGATTTTGAACTCATCGATCCCGTCTGGAGTATCATGCCTGCGGATGTTGAGTTTCTTTATGACTTCAACGAGGACGGTGACCCTGCTTATGTCAATCAGGGCGGGACCTACAACAAAGGGACAAGCAATATTCTGATCCCGACTGTAATCGACGGCGATCCCCAGGTAGCCATTATTGACTCAGAAGACGGCTCCTTCATTGATTATCTGCCCATGACCGAAGAAGTTGGAGGCGGCGATGTAACTCTGGAGCTTATTGAAGTGACCACGACCCGGGACGGCCGTATTTTCGGAATTAACCAGGTCATGGAAGCTGCCATCCGTATTTATATGTGGGAAGACGAATCGTCGGATCCGGTCGTCGTTTACAACGAGGCAAGGAACATGCCCAATGCAGGTCAGTTTGGTCAGTGGGGACAGGGGTTCGGCGTCATCGGTGAAGGTGAAAACCTCACGGCCCTCGTGTCCGGCTTTCAAAACCCCAACATTCTGGTGATGGAATGGAATGACGGCCAGTTTGAGTTCAAGGACAAGTTTGACATGGGCAGCTTCGGCTTCGGCAATGGTTTCGGGGAAATACCCGGCAGCAGCAATACCGTTTGGACCAACGGTGCCGGAATTGAGGCCAGCATCGTCAATATCGAAACCGGGGAGGTTGTTGCCAGTGTCGATGAAGGGATAATCAACCGGGATCACTATGACATAGACTATATCGAGACCGACATGGGCAGCTTTATCATTGCCGGCCCCCGTTACCCGGATACTCCCTTCTCCGTGGTTGATGTCTCCGATGTGGACGATCCGTTTCTTCGCCACCTTGTGATCTTTCCGGCTGAGCAGGCTGTAGAGAATGTGCAGCTTACCGGATTTGTACACTTCACACGAAGCGGTAATGCCGTTGTCATGTCGTCGAATAATCCGCTGATGTATTTCGAGCTCGGCATCGGGGCAATGGAAACTTCCGCCGAACAAGCGGTGCGGGATCTGCCGGCCGGCATAACGCTTCAGCAAAACTATCCCAATCCGTTCAACCCAACCACTTCCATTACCTACACGCTTGATCGTGCTGCAGATGTAGCAGTTAACGTGTATTCGATTACGGGGCAGAAAGTTGCTTCCATCAGTGCTGGCATGCAGAATGCGGGTTCGCACAGCCTGGAATTTGATGCATCTCACCTGTCAAGCGGCACTTACATATACCAGCTTCAGGCCGGCAACCAGACACTGACACGCACCATGATGCTGATCAAGTAA
- a CDS encoding SusD/RagB family nutrient-binding outer membrane lipoprotein: MKYKVITGILLLFLMSGACTDQFEEINTSPTTVTEVPPDMLFTRGLVYGALRYDVYQRGKDLHGNRYSQYFANTQTGWGTDRYETRQDWLTSFWAASYSNFGINIAEAIRFTEDDPELANLNAQARIWRAFTMHRLTDFFGDVPFSEALRGNLRPKYDSQEEIYRSLLEDLRDAVDQLDEGLEYRTGNADVLFHDDLDKWRRFGNSLRLRLAMRTAYADPGLAQEHVNEVLSEGLIMTSNNDNAMLEMDPGGGTGDLVHENPMYWIFSFDEYRVSEHMIDRLTEHDDPRLRIFARPNVRRQYAGLPNGLSDSQLGDHPDRNYSTQGAVFVQQDTPIPFITYAEVKFLEAEAALRGWGTGSPASHYEEGIRAHMEHLNRLIDHVERDLDDDKITQDEIDDYISQPGVAYNSGGSFNEQLEQIMTQKWLALYGQGLEAWAEMRRTGYPEPYPIMAPGGGETDGQLPRRVRYPSEEQGLNPDQLREAIERQGGDPSDFRMHPTRRMWWDANPDITVDEM; the protein is encoded by the coding sequence ATGAAATACAAAGTTATCACCGGCATACTTCTTCTCTTTCTGATGAGCGGGGCCTGCACCGATCAGTTCGAGGAGATCAATACCAGTCCCACAACAGTTACCGAAGTACCCCCGGACATGCTTTTCACCCGGGGGCTAGTTTATGGCGCCCTTCGTTACGATGTCTATCAGAGGGGGAAAGATCTGCACGGGAACCGGTATTCCCAGTACTTTGCCAACACCCAGACCGGTTGGGGAACGGACCGCTATGAAACGCGTCAGGACTGGCTGACCTCTTTCTGGGCGGCATCCTACTCCAATTTCGGTATCAATATTGCCGAAGCGATCCGGTTTACCGAAGATGATCCGGAGCTGGCGAATCTGAATGCGCAGGCGCGTATCTGGCGGGCATTCACCATGCACCGACTTACCGATTTTTTTGGTGATGTACCGTTTTCAGAAGCCCTGAGGGGGAATCTGCGGCCAAAATACGATTCCCAGGAAGAAATTTACCGCTCGCTTCTTGAGGATCTGCGCGATGCGGTGGATCAGCTTGATGAAGGACTGGAATACCGCACCGGAAACGCCGATGTCCTCTTCCACGATGACCTGGACAAGTGGCGGCGGTTCGGAAACTCCCTGCGGTTGCGGCTGGCCATGAGAACTGCCTATGCCGATCCGGGCCTTGCTCAGGAACATGTCAATGAAGTTCTTTCCGAAGGTCTGATCATGACAAGCAACAATGACAATGCCATGCTTGAAATGGACCCGGGAGGCGGCACAGGTGATCTTGTCCATGAAAACCCCATGTACTGGATATTCAGTTTTGACGAATACCGTGTCAGTGAGCACATGATAGACCGGCTTACCGAACATGATGATCCCAGGCTGCGCATTTTTGCCCGCCCGAATGTCCGCAGACAGTATGCCGGCCTGCCCAACGGTCTTTCCGACAGTCAGCTGGGTGACCATCCCGACCGCAACTATTCAACTCAGGGTGCTGTTTTCGTGCAGCAGGACACCCCCATCCCGTTCATTACTTACGCCGAGGTCAAGTTTCTTGAGGCCGAAGCCGCTCTTCGCGGATGGGGCACCGGCAGCCCGGCGTCTCATTACGAAGAGGGAATACGGGCACATATGGAGCACCTGAACCGGCTCATAGATCATGTTGAACGCGATCTCGATGATGACAAGATCACCCAGGATGAAATCGATGACTATATCAGTCAGCCGGGAGTGGCATATAATTCCGGTGGCAGCTTCAACGAGCAGCTTGAGCAGATCATGACCCAGAAATGGCTGGCTCTTTACGGACAGGGACTGGAAGCATGGGCAGAGATGCGCCGGACCGGTTATCCCGAGCCCTATCCGATCATGGCTCCGGGTGGCGGAGAAACTGACGGACAGTTGCCCCGCAGGGTACGCTACCCAAGTGAAGAGCAGGGTCTGAATCCTGATCAGCTGAGAGAAGCGATAGAACGTCAGGGCGGCGATCCGTCTGACTTCCGCATGCATCCGACACGCCGCATGTGGTGGGATGCCAATCCCGATATCACCGTAGATGAAATGTAA